In Labrus mixtus chromosome 13, fLabMix1.1, whole genome shotgun sequence, a single genomic region encodes these proteins:
- the casq2 gene encoding calsequestrin-2 has protein sequence MLSLWLFLLPCLSLVPLAPAEKGLEFPQYDGKDRVLDVNDKNYKKALKKYSMLCLYYHEPVPDSKELQKRHQMTELVLELAAQVLEEKDIGFGMVDSHKDAKVAKKLDLEEEGSVYVFKADRVIEFDGLLSANTLVEFLLDLLEEPVEVIGNALELRAFDRMEEDIRLIGYFKSEDSEHYEAFKEAAEQFQPYIKFFATFEKSVAKELTLRLNEVDFYEPFMEEPVTIPGRPHSEEVLVDFITEHRRPTLRKLRAEDMFETWEDDIDGIHIVAFAEEEDPDGFEFLEILKEVARDNTQVPELSIVWIDPDDFPLLIPYWEKTFKVDLFRPQIGVVNVTDADSVWMEMDDEEDLPTAQELEDWIEDVLSGKVNTEDDDDEDDDDDEEEEEDDDEEEDDEEDNDENEADDDDQDDEEDDEEDEDEDDEDDDDE, from the exons ATGCTCTCCCTGTGGTTGTTTCTGCTCCCTTGCCTGAGCCTCGTGCCCCTGGCCCCGGCTGAAAAGGGCCTGGAGTTCCCACAGTACGACGGGAAAGACCGCGTCCTAGATGTCAATGACAAGAACTACAAGAAAGCCTTGAAGAAGTACAGCATGCTTTGTCTGTACTACCACGAGCCTGTACCGGACAGCAAGGAGCTGCAGAAACGACACCAGATGACTGAGCTGGTTCTGGAG CTCGCAGCTCAGGTTCTGGAAGAGAAGGACATCGGGTTTGGAATGGTTGACTCCCACAAGGATGCAAAAGTTGCAAAGAAGCTGG acctggaggaggagggcagtgTTTACGTTTTTAAGGCCGACCGTGTGATCGAGTTTGACGGCTTGCTGTCAGCTAACACCCTGGTGGAGTTCTTGTTGGAT CTGTTGGAGGAACCAGTGGAGGTGATAGGAAACGCTCTGGAGCTGAGAGCCTTTGACAGGATGGAGGAAGACATCCGCCTCATTGGTTACTTCAAGAGCGAGGACTCTGAGC ACTACGAGGCCTTTAAAGAAGCAGCAGAGCAGTTCCAGCCTTACATCAAGTTCTTTGCAACATTTGAGAAATCG GTGGCCAAAGAGCTGACTCTGAGGCTGAACGAGGTGGATTTCTATGAGCCCTTCATGGAGGAGCCGGTCACCATCCCAGGCAGGCCTCACTCCGAGGAGGTGCTGGTGGACTTTATAACTGAACACAGACg ACCAACTCTGAGAAAACTGCGTGCAGAAGATATGTTTGAGACCTGG GAGGATGATATTGATGGAATTCACATCGTTGCTtttgcagaggaggaggacccTG ATGGTTTTGAGTTCTTGGAGATCCTGAAGGAGGTGGCCAGAGACAACACCCAGGTACCTGAGCTCAGCATCGTCTGGATCGACCCTGATGACTTTCCCCTG CTGATCCCCTACTGGGAGAAGACCTTCAAAGTGGACCTGTTCAGACCTCAGATTGGAGTCGTCAACGTTACAGAT gctgacaGTGTGTGGATGGAGATGGACGATGAAGAGGATCTGCCCACCGCGCAGGAGCTGGAGGACTGGATCGAAGACGTGCTCTCTGGTAAAGTCAACACCGAggacgatgatgatgaagatgatgacgatgacgaggaggaggaggaggatgatgacgaGGAAGAAGACGATGAAGAAGATAATGATGAAAATGAGGCCGACGATGACGACcaggatgatgaagaggatgatgaagaggatgaggatgaagatgatgaggatgatgatgatgagtaa
- the LOC132986583 gene encoding sodium/myo-inositol cotransporter-like — protein sequence MGPGLEAADIAVVALYFVLVLVIGFLSMWKANRSTVSGYFLAGRSMTWIVIGASLFVSNIGSEHFIGLAGSGAASGFAVGAWEFNALLLLQLLGWLFIPVYIHSGVYTMPEYLSKRYGGHRLKLYFALLSVLLYIFTKLSVDLYAGALFIQESLGWNLYLSIFLLISMTAVLTVTGGLVAVLYTDALQAVLMIGGALTLTIISLNKVGGLEGVRTKYMQAVPNVSAIVASGNFTYSPSCRIEPKPNSLRILRGPLDEDIPWPGFILGQTPASIWYWCADQVIVQRVLAAKNIAHAKGSTLMAGMLKVLPMFLIVIPGMISRILFADELACIGPEHCMAVCGSQAGCSNIAYPRLVMAVMPVGLRGLMMAVMIAALMSDLDSIFNSASTIFTLDIYQTFRKKASQQELLLVGRMFVIVMVAISIAWVPVIIDMQGGQTYLYIQEVAGYLTPPIAALFLLGVFWKRCNETGAFWGGMTGFTLGAIRLVLAFVYRQPRCDQADDRPALITKVHYMYFAAGLFWISGLVAVVVSLFTSPPDEQQIKTTTLWGLRNIEKIPAKERDETYRLTESSLSNGNGSLRKEIPADVRKERCFDGADVKLLVPSTDHDPATPSTETSPATSPAEGFGNGRMEMARAEEGGNANGERGRCLQLLEWFCCYKEAAESAPHKTVQEDSRVIAELLYESPKVKALLNCGLVFVCSLGIFMFVYFSL from the coding sequence atgggtCCCGGATTGGAGGCGGCGGACATAGCTGTGGTAGCACTTTATTTTGTCCTGGTGCTGGTCATCGGGTTTCTTTCCATGTGGAAAGCCAATCGCAGCACTGTGAGTGGCTACTTCCTGGCCGGACGCTCAATGACATGGATAGTGATTGGTGCGTCGCTCTTTGTCAGCAACATTGGCAGCGAACATTTCATAGGCCTGGCCGGGTCGGGAGCTGCGAGCGGCTTCGCTGTTGGAGCGTGGGAATTTAATgcgcttcttcttctgcagctgcTGGGCTGGCTGTTTATCCCGGTGTATATCCACTCAGGAGTGTACACCATGCCGGAGTACCTGTCCAAACGCTACGGTGGCCACAGGCTGAAATTGTATTTTGCTCTTTTGTCTGTGTTACTCTACATTTTTACCAAGCTCTCAGTGGACTTGTATGCTGGAGCTCTCTTTATTCAGGAGTCCCTTGGGTGGAACCTCTATCTATCAATCTTCCTGCTCATCAGCATGACTGCCGTGCTCACCGTCACCGGGGGATTGGTCGCAGTGCTCTACACGGATGCACTTCAGGCGGTGTTGATGATCGGCGGAGCCCTGACTTTAACCATCATCAGCCTCAACAAAGTCGGTGGACTGGAAGGCGTCAGGACTAAGTACATGCAAGCAGTCCCCAACGTCTCTGCGATAGTGGCCTCTGGAAATTTCACCTATTCTCCTTCCTGCCGCATCGAGCCCAAACCAAACTCGCTGCGCATCCTTCGCGGTCCTCTCGACGAAGACATCCCGTGGCCGGGCTTCATTCTCGGCCAGACCCCTGCATCTATTTGGTACTGGTGTGCAGACCAGGTTATTGTGCAGAGAGTCCTCGCCGCAAAGAACATCGCCCACGCCAAGGGCTCCACCCTCATGGCTGGGATGCTAAAGGTCCTGCCGATGTTTCTAATAGTCATTCCGGGGATGATCTCTCGCATTTTGTTTGCAGACGAGCTCGCGTGCATCGGGCCGGAGCATTGCATGGCTGTCTGCGGTTCTCAGGCTGGCTGCTCAAACATCGCCTACCCACGCCTGGTCATGGCGGTGATGCCAGTGGGACTCAGGGGTCTGATGATGGCGGTCATGATTGCTGCCCTGATGAGTGATCTTGACTCGATTTTTAACAGTGCAAGCACCATCTTTACACTGGACATCTACCAGACTTTCCGAAAGAAAGCATCTCAACAGGAGCTGCTTCTTGTAGGCCGCATGTTTGTTATTGTCATGGTGGCAATCAGCATCGCCTGGGTCCCTGTTATTATTGATATGCAAGGCGGACAGACGTATCTCTACATCCAGGAAGTTGCTGGCTACCTTACTCCACCAATTGCAGCCCTCTTCCTGCTCGGTGTCTTCTGGAAACGGTGCAATGAGACAGGTGCATTTTGGGGAGGCATGACTGGTTTCACACTTGGCGCCATAAGACTGGTCCTGGCTTTCGTCTACCGCCAGCCCCGCTGCGACCAGGCAGACGATAGGCCCGCCTTAATCACTAAAGTTCACTACATGTATTTTGCTGCTGGGCTTTTCTGGATTTCGGGGCTGGTGGCTGTAGTGGTTAGCCTCTTCACCTCGCCACCAGATGAGCAGCAGATTAAAACCACCACGCTCTGGGGGCTCCGCAACATTGAAAAAATCCCCGCTAAGGAACGTGATGAAACATACAGGCTGACTGAGAGTAGCCTCAGTAACGGCAATGGAAGTCTGCGCAAGGAAATTCCTGCAGATGTCAGAAAGGAAAGGTGTTTTGACGGGGCAGATGTCAAGCTCCTGGTGCCATCCACTGACCATGACCCCGCCACCCCGAGTACAGAAACCTCCCCTGCCACCTCCCCTGCAGAAGGCTTTGGTAATGGAAGAATGGAGATGGCCAGAGCGGAAGAAGGAGGCAATGCTAATGGGGAGAGAGGCAGGTGTTTGCAATTACTGGAATGGTTTTGTTGTTAtaaagaagcagcagagagtGCTCCACACAAAACAGTGCAGGAGGACAGTAGAGTCATTGCAGAGTTGCTGTATGAATCACCCAAAGTTAAAGCTCTTCTTAACTGTGGCCTGGTCTTCGTCTGCTCTTTGGGGATCTTCATGTTcgtttatttttcactttag